CTGCCGAGAAGAGCTGATGATCCCACAGCTTTTTATGGAGGGCGCTTCCCGGGCCACGGTCGATCAGGCCATCACCGTCATGCAGGGCCGCGGGGTAGGGGGCTCGACCTTGCACAACACCAACCTGTGCAAGCGGCTTCCAGACGAGATTCTGGAGATCTGGAAAGAGCAGGGCGTCGAAGACCTCGATGAGTCCTTGCGCCGCGACTTCGAGACGGTCGAAGAGCTCCTGGGCGTGCATCGGGTCCCGGCTGACCGGGTCAACGCCAACAATCAGGCGTTACTCCGGGGCGCCCGTGCTCTGAACTACCGCCACGGGATACTCGCCCACAACCGTCAGGGATGCCAGCAATCCGGCATGTGCGAGCTCGGTTGCCCGAACAACGGAAAGCAGAACGCCGCCAAGGTGCTTGTTCCGCCGGCGCTTAAGGCGGGCGGGCGAGCGCTGATTCACGCCCGCGTCGATCGTTTGCTCACCCGAGGCTCCCGTATGTGCGGGGTGGCCGGGCACGCCGTCGACCCGCGGACCGGCACCGAGCTTCACCCCTTTGAGGTGCGCGCACAGCGCGTGGTCCTCGGAGCAAGCGCAACCAACTCCGCTTCGCTGGTCATCAGGAGCGGGCTTAAGGACCCGCAGGGCCTGGCCGGCCGCCGGCTTCATATCCACCCCGGGGCCTTTGTCATGGGGGTTTTTGACGAGCGGGTGGATGGATGGAAGGGCGTGCCCCAGTCCGCGGAATGCACCCAGTTTCTGCAGTTCGGACAGGGGGCCCGAGAGCGGGTCTGGCTTGTCTCGGGGTTTGCTCACCCGGGAGCTGCGGCCGGGTTGATGCCCGGGTTTGGCGCCTCTCATGCGGCGATGATGCGCAGCTACCCGCACGTCGCTGCGATCATCGCAATGGTACATGACCACTACAGCGGTCAGGTGCGTCCCCGAGATGGCGAGCGTGTTGGCATTCATTATCGTCCCGACCGCGGAGAGCTGGAGCAGATCGCGTTGGGGCTACGTGAAGCCGCCCGTATCCTCTTTGCAGCCGGGGCCCGGCAGGTGATCTTACCCACATCTCCGCCGCGTGTACTTGATTCTCCTGCCTCCCTCGACGAACTCAGTGCCACCGAACTCGGGCCATTTAATCCCTCTCTGGTCGCTGTGCACCCGATGTCCACGCTCTGGATGGGGCAAGACCCGGCCTCCAGTGTCACCACCAGCCATGGGGCCTATCACCATGTCCGGGGGCTTTTTGTCGCCGACGGCTCGCTCTTTCCGACCTCCATCGGCGGTCCGCCCCAGATTCCCATCTATGCCTTCGGTCGTCGGGTCGCCCGGGCGGTGAGGGAGAGTCTGCCCGCACGCTGAGATGCGCGCATTCACCACGTTAGGGTTCAGGATCGCAGGCTCAGGATGTCTTTCTAAAGCCGCCCGAACTCGCGGACATTAAGCATCAGGGAGAGGAGTAAGTATGCCGACCCTTGGACCGTTTTTCGGGGCCGGGATGCCGACCCCCGAACATGCATTTTTCTTAGATTTCGGTGCCTTCGGCTGACCCAGGGTCAGTTCCTCGACCGACCCCCGGTCAGGTTTTTTTCCAAGATTTCGGCAACTTCGCCTGACCGAGGGTCAGCTCCGACGCCCCGCTCCGCCTGACCCAGGGTCAGCTCCGACGCCCCCGCTCCGCCTGACCGAGGGTCAGCTCCGACGCCCCCGCTCCGCCTGACCGAGGGTCAGCTCCGACGCCCCGCTCCGCCTGACCGAGGGTCAGCTCCGACGCCCCCGCTTCGCCTGACCGAGGGTCAGCTCCGACGCCCCCGCTTCGCCCCCGCTTCGCCCCGCTTCGCCTGACCGAGGGGCAGCTCCGACGCCCCCGCTTCGCCTGCCCCCCCGCTTCGCCTGACCGAGGGTCAGCTCCAACGCCCCCGCTTCGGCTGACCGAGGGTCAGCTCCCCGGCAGGCGAAAGCGACGCCGCTGCGGGTGATCGTCCAGCGTCTCGCGGATCAGACGATCCAGCGCGCCCTCCACCTGGCGGGCATAGGCCTGACATGCCGGTTCCAGGTCGGTGGGGAGCTCGCGGGCTGCGTCAAACTCAGCGGCAATCTCGGGCAGGGGGACGGGCTCGCCGAAGCGGAACACGCAACGCACCGGTCGAGCCACCGGTAAAAACGCCGGCGCGCGCTCCCGGTGATCGCCCAGAAAGCTCACCGGAAAGATCCCGCGGCGGCTCAAGATCGGGAAAATCTCATCGGGGCCCACCGCCGCCACCGGAGTCACCGGGACCCCGGAGCGCAACGCCACATGTGCAAATCCACTGCGATTGCGCCACTGCAGGGTGTAGCGCTGATGCCGGCCCTTGACTGAGTCTGACATGCCTCCGGGGTAGGTCACCACGAGCTGGCCGTTACCCAGCAGAGCAACCCCGCTGGTGCGTGAGCCCGGGACGATGCCCACATCGTGCAGCAACCGCCCCATCACCGGATTGTCGAAGAGGCTGCGCAGCGCCAGGCCACGGGGAACCCGCTCAAACTCGCGCATCAACGCCGGGAAGAGCACGAAGCTGTCGATGCCCAGCAGCGCGTGATTGCCCACCAGAAACGCCGGCCCCTGACGCGGAACATGCTCCACGCCTTCCAGTTGCACATCGAAGTAACGATGCAATGGCGAGAGCGCTCGCCGCACGGCTTTCACGCTCCAACTGTCGATCGGGATGGAGGGTTTCATATCGTCTCGAAGGCTAGTGCCGTTGCGTCATGTTCATAAGGTGTTCGTTTTTGCTGTGTTTCGCTTTTCTTTGTCGTAAATGTCGCTAGGTTTTGTTTGCACTGCTTTTGAATGGCTTTGCTGAACTCTTCCAGAACCCTTTCTAAGGAACGCACATGGCCTCCGACACGTCCGCAACCCGAACGCCGCACCGCTGGATGCGACGCCTTCAGGGCCGCGTGATGCCGGTGGAGTTGGAGCGACGCCTGGCGGACGTCGCGATCCGCAGCGCGTTCGCCGGTCTGGACACATTGGGGTTAATCGACATTGATCTCGGGCGGACTCGCTACCCGGTCAAGATTCAACGCGATCTCAGATATGGCGACCGCGAACACAGCGGGCGCGCCGACTTCTATCGGCCCGACGGTCAACGCCCGCGGGCCATCATTCTCTACATTCACGGCGGCGGCTTCCGCATCGGCTCCAAAGACAGCCACTGGCCCATGCCCTGGATTCTGGCGCGTCATGGCTACGCGGTGCTGGCCATCGACTATCGCCTGGCACCGGAGCATCCCTATCCGGCCGCCGTGGAAGACGCCCGGGCGGCCCGCGTCTGGATGAGCGCGCAGGCCCCCGAGCTGGGCATTGAGAACCTTCCCTGGGTGGTGGCCGGAGAGTCATCCGGGGCGAATGTGGCGCTCGCGCTGGGGCTGGCGCATCTGGTCGCGTCGGATGAGCCCTGGGCCCGGGGCCTCTCCGAGAATTACGCGGCACCCCGGGCGATCATTCCCACCTGTGGCTA
This window of the Lujinxingia litoralis genome carries:
- a CDS encoding GMC family oxidoreductase N-terminal domain-containing protein; translated protein: MSELRHPQHDLPEGMRSATASDEAIRLSADVVVVGLGAGGCMAFHDLARAGVDVIAVELGGYFPPEAMRCREELMIPQLFMEGASRATVDQAITVMQGRGVGGSTLHNTNLCKRLPDEILEIWKEQGVEDLDESLRRDFETVEELLGVHRVPADRVNANNQALLRGARALNYRHGILAHNRQGCQQSGMCELGCPNNGKQNAAKVLVPPALKAGGRALIHARVDRLLTRGSRMCGVAGHAVDPRTGTELHPFEVRAQRVVLGASATNSASLVIRSGLKDPQGLAGRRLHIHPGAFVMGVFDERVDGWKGVPQSAECTQFLQFGQGARERVWLVSGFAHPGAAAGLMPGFGASHAAMMRSYPHVAAIIAMVHDHYSGQVRPRDGERVGIHYRPDRGELEQIALGLREAARILFAAGARQVILPTSPPRVLDSPASLDELSATELGPFNPSLVAVHPMSTLWMGQDPASSVTTSHGAYHHVRGLFVADGSLFPTSIGGPPQIPIYAFGRRVARAVRESLPAR
- a CDS encoding lysophospholipid acyltransferase family protein, which codes for MKPSIPIDSWSVKAVRRALSPLHRYFDVQLEGVEHVPRQGPAFLVGNHALLGIDSFVLFPALMREFERVPRGLALRSLFDNPVMGRLLHDVGIVPGSRTSGVALLGNGQLVVTYPGGMSDSVKGRHQRYTLQWRNRSGFAHVALRSGVPVTPVAAVGPDEIFPILSRRGIFPVSFLGDHRERAPAFLPVARPVRCVFRFGEPVPLPEIAAEFDAARELPTDLEPACQAYARQVEGALDRLIRETLDDHPQRRRFRLPGS
- a CDS encoding alpha/beta hydrolase, with the protein product MASDTSATRTPHRWMRRLQGRVMPVELERRLADVAIRSAFAGLDTLGLIDIDLGRTRYPVKIQRDLRYGDREHSGRADFYRPDGQRPRAIILYIHGGGFRIGSKDSHWPMPWILARHGYAVLAIDYRLAPEHPYPAAVEDARAARVWMSAQAPELGIENLPWVVAGESSGANVALALGLAHLVASDEPWARGLSENYAAPRAIIPTCGYLQVSNPRRFEHRRRLPAFVTDRLYEASEAYLRTRDPESCPLVDPLVVLEQLERLDAELPAFFTAVGTADPLLDDTRRLERAANRLGARICAHYFTGEFHSFHAFPWRPASRTYWQKLLGFLDAICPPEGGRRPDQRSSSPCASSRGGSTSTNSKRSPAKLRKVTT